The uncultured Methanoregula sp. genomic sequence TTTACGGGATTTTTTCAATGAGATCTTCGATCTTACGGAGCAGGACACCTGCATGAGTCATCGCGGATCTGGCCTCCGTCTCCGAAATGGAACCGGCCGTATCATAAACCGAGCTGTGACGCTTGCGTCGCATACGGTCGAAGATGATTGCGTCCTCCTTGTCAAGAAACAGGTCCGCGAATTTCACCACGGAGATATGCTGGTTGGCACCGTCCGGGCGGTACCCTTTCGAAAACATCAGTGCCCGCCCTGCCTGGAGAACCGCATTATATGCTATGGTGTATGCCCAGTCCTGGTCCGTGGGAATGATCGTGCCGGCTGTCTTCAGGTCACGGTGGGCATGTGCCAGGGCATCCTCCACTTTTTTCCTGTCATACGGGAGCTTTTTTATCAGGCCTTCCCGTTCGAGATCTTCAATCATCACAGGTTCCTCTGATCAGGATTTTTGCTTCTGACAATACATTCTTTACGAATGGATCCCGGTTCTTTTTTCGCATTTTCAGTTCCGATAAGGTCATGAGAGTATAATTGATCTCCCGGCCGGCTGCTTGCTCGCAGGAATGGATAACCGGGATGATACGGTCCTCGTCCACGTCTCCTACAATGAAAAGGTCGATGTCGCTTTTTGCCCCGGCAGTCCCCTTTGCATAGGATCCGTAGATGAACATGCACGTGATCTTCTCTTCCGAAAGAGCTTCTTTTATCAGGCCGGCAATCCCTTCGGTTTTCAGCACGATCTTCTGGAGATCGGCATAGAGGAAATGGCCGGTACTGACCGTGTAGTACTGCAGGTTTCCTTTCTTCTGCCCGGTGATGAGGCCGAAGGATTCGAGGTTTGCGAGTTCCCGGCGCACTGCGTTGATGTTATCGCCGGTTGTTCTGACAATCTCGCGGATATAGAACTCGCTTCCCGGGTTGAGAAGGAAGAGCGTGAGGAGTTTCACCCGGGTTTTTGATGAGATGAGCGCTTCCAGCATGAATACATAATGTATTCAATTGAGTAAAAAATGTATTCATTTTTTCCGCCCGGGACATGGTGCTTATGAGTGGATTCACGCCGATCCGAGCCGGTCGGGGGCTCCGGGCCCCGATAGTCCCGGGTCCAGAACCTGACTGTGTCGAAGAGGTCGCCCGCGTGGAAAGGGGAACCGGGTTTTTCTTTGTATGCTATTTTTTTATCGCCCTGATGAAATTATCGGGCGGCTGCTTTTTGTTTCGGCTTATTTGTGCTTGGGCGGGTCGGTGAGGGTTGTGGCGAGGTTTTGATGCCATAAACCTTGAGTTGAAACAGCCTGTCCACGTCTCCTTATTTTGAGGGTAATTGGAGGTTGGGGTTGAAATGTGGTGGAGGGGGAAGGAATACTCTCTATAAAAAAGGAGTAATCGTCATCGCCAGCCGGATCATTTGGGGTGGGAAAGTCCATTCTTATCTATTCAGTTCCCGGCATTTCATACCCTGGCACCGGCACATCATTCCCCCATGCCCAAAAAAGCCCGTAAGGGGCTCCGTTTCCGTTCCTGGTATTCCCGACCCCTGCGGTGGACAGCAAATCGGGCCCGGATTTGTTTCGTGTGGAGAAATCGCTTGTAACGTGGATATTTTGCCAAAATATGTCTGAAATGCGCCTCGTAGAATGGCCCTTAATGGTGTTCCAGTCGACCCGGTTTTTGCCCCGTATTTTCCCCAACCGGCACCCGGAACAGCCAATAGAACGCGGATATAAAGGTCATATATTTTGACAGAAATATCAAAAACCGGAGAAATCGCCCGGAATGAGCAGATACCCCATGGGCGATCCCGGTAATATGGGCCGCACGGTTCAGTTAAACCCTGCATTACCCCGCGTCGCGCTTTGCTTCCCCCACTCATCCACTCCCGAGTTTGGCATCCGGACAAACCTCCGCAAACTTACAACTCAGGCACTCCCTTTGCGAAGGCCGGGCCGGGAAGTCCCCGTATTCATACGAAGCATTCATCGCCGC encodes the following:
- a CDS encoding HEPN domain-containing protein — its product is MIEDLEREGLIKKLPYDRKKVEDALAHAHRDLKTAGTIIPTDQDWAYTIAYNAVLQAGRALMFSKGYRPDGANQHISVVKFADLFLDKEDAIIFDRMRRKRHSSVYDTAGSISETEARSAMTHAGVLLRKIEDLIEKIP
- a CDS encoding nucleotidyltransferase domain-containing protein, with amino-acid sequence MLEALISSKTRVKLLTLFLLNPGSEFYIREIVRTTGDNINAVRRELANLESFGLITGQKKGNLQYYTVSTGHFLYADLQKIVLKTEGIAGLIKEALSEEKITCMFIYGSYAKGTAGAKSDIDLFIVGDVDEDRIIPVIHSCEQAAGREINYTLMTLSELKMRKKNRDPFVKNVLSEAKILIRGTCDD